From Cucumis melo cultivar AY chromosome 3, USDA_Cmelo_AY_1.0, whole genome shotgun sequence:
ATCCCACTGATATATCGTCATGTGCGTAAGTTTTCAACGATGCACTGCAGAAAAAATCAACATTTAATAAGGCCTCAGAGGCAGGACAATTATAATACACGACATACCCAAGAAATATATTCTAGAAATTAAAGCTGAAAAAAGGACTCGAGCAATTTCAGTAATAagattcttttatatttatacagCAGAATACCACATTCAAATTGATGGAGTTAACTTGCCTTAAAAGAGTACAATTTGGCAGATGAGAGTTTATTTCCTGGTTTTCCCAAAAGAAGGGCTACCGACTCTTGTTGATAATAATTCTAATGGAAGAAGATAATCTCTTCCCATTGACTACAAGTAAATTAAGAATGGAATCCTAGACTTCTGAACATGGAATACAACTTTGATAAAGTAAACCATCTTCTGACTTCTGGTACTTTAGTTGTTGAAATTACCTGTTAATATTAATATACTGAGCCAGATTCTTGGAGAGGATAATAAGCGCACCAGATGCATGCCGGAAGTACCTAAAGGATGCAAAAATTGATCACCTTTTACACTAGCAGTCGAGGCAGTATTCAATATATTTGAACATAATTACAAAATTTCTTCATGGCTCCATCCTGAAGCTAGATAACATACGATTTCTCATCTCCAAACTTCCACCATTCAGGTTCATACCACTGCTTTCCtctggaaaaaaaaatacatagcATTTCAACAGATTAGAGCACTGGATAAAGTAATTAAACCATGAGTGAGTACCATAAAATCTTGACCttgcaaaaacaaaaaatgaaaagtcTTCACCATAAAAAAACGGAAGCTTAAGGAGGTGAAAACAATTTCCAAAATCAATTTGAAAGGTAGAAGTTGGAGAATATAATTCATACACCCAcgtatattttaaaataaaaaatggaatGGTAGAGCTCATACTCTTCAGCAATCACATCTCCAGATTTCATGCATCCAACATAAGTACCATCTTGACCACGACGATGTTCAAGAAGCCCAATTAAACCCTCTAGTTGGCCAAAAGAAAGTTTCAATTAATCAGCAAGCCATGATAAATAAATTTCTTGGAAATAGAGGTTGTTGATTAGATGATCAACCAAGATCAAGGTCGATGTGGTCATCGACTTTCACGTAAAACTCTGCATCCCAATTTTGAACTGCTGTACTGAAGAAGAACTTGGCCTTCTTTGGTAACTCTTCATCAGCTTCTTCATGACCTTCCTACAAAATATAGTGAACGAGTGTTGAAAATTTCTAAGCAATTGGTGGCGTGAACAAATTAACAGTCTATAAACTGGACAATATCAATACATCTAATATTGTCTAGATAGAGTTCAGTGGAAACAAGAGAACATGCAAGCACAATTATTACTACTTGAGAACCATGAACCAAAAAGTTGAGTTGGAAAGTCTTTGCTAATTCTAAGTGATAGGAACAGGTATATATGTAAGGCTGGAACTTTTACAACATACAAGTATCAAGAAGTCCTTAGTTGAATGGTTTTCCTTGTCAATATTGCGGTCTAAGCTATCACCTCGGTTTGCACTGCCAATACCAAATCAGTAAAGTTATGACAGGAGAAGTACACAAAATAGCTATGACGCATAACAACAAAGAGATGAAAAACACAATGTCATCAAATGAAAGAAATGGAAGTGTAGAACATTGATATGAAATAGAGTTGAAAGTGGAAAGGAAAACCTCCGACCAATAACAAAGCGTATGATCACCCCTCTTTCCTCCAGCTTTTTCAATGCATCACCTATAAATGCCAAAAGAACTATAATCATATATCATCAAATACATGTTCACACACGTCCCATGAAATTAAACCGGTCAACGTTTCTTCAAATATTGAAACATTTACAAGTAATTCTATAAGATTCAAATTTTCTGGCACAGAATTCATTCCcctattattatttataatattcTTAAAAGAATACATTTCTGCATCGCAAAAATGTAACCAAGCATCAGTTTCAGTCTAATGCAAGCATCACTTTCAAGATCTATTTTATGTGAAGCATGGCTCTTCCCCTATTTTTTCTCCCCTAATCCTGTTCAATAATAAACCATGTTGAATTGCAAGGAATTATCCTTCTTTCTGCATACCTATTACAGGTCCCGACAATAGGAGGAAGTCTTTCATTTCCAAGGAAAAGTGATATCACCAAAACCAGTTACCAATCATTGATACCATAGGCATGCTAGATCTCCTAGATTTAAGTATAACATACCAATCATTCCTACAGACTACTAGAATAAGGTAATAAATTGTTGCATGAAATGAAGCTCTAAGTTATTTTTCACCCCCATCAAATAATATCTAaactttgactaaccttttggCATCCAGGATCCTCTGAATACATTGCGCCTTAGTCGACTTCCAAATCCTGTATAAACACCGATAACAGCAAGGAGCTTACGGCCAGGGTTAGAAGAAGATCCACTTTGTCGCAGTTGATTCTTCAAGTATCCTTGACTCTTTGCTAATGTTAAATCCATCTCAACTTCCACAATCCTTCTCTCCAAATCTCTTCATAAAAATTTTGGATCAATAATATGTGAAATATCAAGATTAGAATTTATATTAATAACTACGGAAATAAAAACCAATTGTACAAAGAATGAAAGGAAACAAAACGTCCAACTCTTACAAGAAAGACGCAGGATATCATTTAAAAGAAgacaaaaaattacaaaacaaagATCTAGGGTTTCATATGAGAATCAAGAAAGGAAAATTAGGCACATACTTGCAACCCAGGACTTGCAGCTTATCTTCAACGCTTAAAATCACGGGTCTCTGCATAAATTGACAGAATTTTAATGAATCGAGGGCACAGCGCTAAAAACTGAACAAAACACTTCTACAGATATGGCGAATTAATGGTTGGACGCGGAGAAAAACGATTACATGTAGAACTAGAATTATCGGATACCAGCTATTTGCAAATATGCGTGCAGTATTAATTCAAACTTTCAATTCAAGTAAAAGAGATGTAAAATTTGGCAGCAATCCCAATACATTTCTCCTAGAATGAAGAAAGTACTAATAATCAATATACCTGGGATGCGTTCTTCTGCAAAAGAGTCGACAGTAATTTCCTATTTTCTGCATCCTGCCATAGCCTGAAGAAACCAAACCAACAATAATCAGAAAATACGAATTTATATGAAAAATTCGAATTTATAAGCAAAATTCAAGTGAAATGCAATAGATTATCGCAATATAACTATCAATTTCCTCTcgctctctctctctacctCCCCCGCGAATACATTTCTTGATGATCATAAGATCATGTAAAAATtggaatagaaaaaaaattcgGATGAAATGAGAAGATCCAATTGAGCCTAAAAAACACCAAGAATAAAAGTGCACTATGTATGGATTAATTTCCGAGATTCAGATTCTGCCGTTTCAATCAACATTGCTacgtagaagaagaagaagaagataccTGCCAGCAACATATAGCCAAGCAAGACATGAGAGGAATGCGAGAAGTATAGAAGGTTTGGAGGCATGAAGAGGCTTGGATCGAGGACGTCTTTCGGGTTTGGAGGTGGTGGGCAAACTCTCCATCTCGTCAATCTTGAGGAGCAAGAGCCGAGATGGAGACAGAGAGAGATGGGATTGGGTTTAAACGGAGAAATTTGTTGGTGTTTGAGAAACAATCAGTCAATGTATGGATAGAGAGACAAATTGGCATAAacaaggaaggaaggaaggaaggaaggaaggaaggaataCAGTAATGGAAACTCAGTGccaaaaggaagaagaagacagaGTCGTTGAGATCTTGCCTGCCATTACACTCAGTTTCGAAGGTCCACACACAAATGGGCTTGGCCCATCCCTTCCTCGCGCcattctttaatttcttcccTATTTACGTTGTTTTAAATTTCTTAAAatgttttggttttatttattaAACACAACATTTTTAATTTCACGTCTAACAAATATGATAGATTTGTAAAAGGAATATCGATTACTTCAAGGTTAACTCAAACAATCTCActaaatttagttttaatttaaccATATGACAGAAATTTGAGCTTCCCCCAATAATATTTATTGATGTTGTAACAAATTCAGTTTTGTTTAAATTATCCTTTTATTATTTATCTAAGTTCCTACATAATATTAATGGATGGTATATGTTTTCATCCAAAATCCTAATTTGACTTGGTTCCTTAAATATTACAATTCTTAACCatcttatatttatttttgCTAATTCCTCCTAAAACAAGGCATAATCAAATTAACTAGTCAACAACTTTACGGATCAAAGTAGCTTATTTTAGTAGTAATTAACATAATTTTGAGttatacttaaaaaaaacaagacttcgaaaatttaacaaaaatttaattctacttaacattttttttctttttttataaataaagttttattaattttgttggATATGTATGTTCTATATTTGAAATTCTGAGTATACTTTTTTGTAACACAATTTCAAATacaaatttatcaaagaaaaaagttGCAACAATTTTGAAGTCCAATATTTAGATTAAAAGTCAAACATTTtatctaaattaaattgtaattttgatatctttgaaatttcataatCAATTCAACTTTAAAAGTTAGTAAGTTCAATTTagggattttttcaaaaatataaaaaagcgacaaaatatttacactatagaataattccaaaaacgaaaaaagcctgAGGCCTATcgtgtaaaatactaaaaatgtctcgtcaaacATGCCGTCAGTAATGCGCACTATTTGctatttatacgcgatcgtttagatatggttcaatatatacacaatcgtttagatatgacaacaagacgatcgtttaaatatgattataatttatagcGATTGTTTATATATGGCTACAAAGCAAttgtttaaatatgactacaatttatataagcgatcgtttagatacgactacaatttatacgcgatcgtttactatttatattttcactttcatcgtttaattttgttacacgtggaacacaaatctaaatgatttttttttcaagattctttatacacgatttttagattttactattttgttgtacacaatcgtttagatttggttacccaaatgtaaacgcgtaaaaaaaaaatgatggaaagaaatcgcagcgaaagagaaaaagaagaaaaacggtggaaagattaaacgacataaattaaaaattaaaaaataagaaaaaaaatatggaaataacaaaaggaagaggaataagaaaagaaagatagaaggacaaacctgaaatatttaaaaaatcattaaacttataggctttgttacataagccgtaaatagtttaaaGTTACACTTACGTAAGTTTTCCttcaatttataatttatatttttatatatatgcaATAATTTACGATTTACATTCCAAATTTACTAAAAGGAAGTTTCAAAATAATGTCCACAAATCACaacaatttttggaaacttttGGAAGTGTATCAATttatacattttattttgttcgattttgaaaaacatatcgcaaaactaataattatatcaattaaactattaaacataaataagttaattaatttagagtCAGTAATTAACTTCATGCATCAATATAAGAACAACATTTGAAATAGCCTACGCAAATGTAAGAATCGGATGAAGGTTGTAAAAAGTAGGACTTTAACACATAAGAGTTTTTACTGActttttaaatgaattttggacGTGGGTGTGAAAGGATGAAATTCTGACAtttaatttgattcaattattaggtaaaatttttaattaatataacccTAAGTAATTACAAGTATAAATTgatatgttttcaaaatttctcTAGTCTTAATTCAAACATAATAGATATTAAAATTAAGCTGTTAAATTAATGGCAATATTATTGAATTTGATAATGAAATAACAAGATGTTTTTATatatcaataatttattttattttttctttttatatgcaaaacaaaaaaatttataggAATAGTAACATTCGTTTTACTCATTTGTCTCTTTTAATGATTGGCTATAGTATTCTCTATGTAATCTCACATTACAAAAAAAGCTTGTATTTTCTCCTATTATCTAGCTTCACTGGTAAGATGGgacaatttttataaaaaagtttataaaatCTGATATATATGGGTATGGAAGAcctttttataaaagaaaaatttatacattttgatatatacaaaggaattttttaaaagattttgtaggaaaatagtttttttttttttttaaaataatatatatttttaaacatCTCTTGGTAATATATATGTCTCTGTTGCTTAAAAGTAACTATGACGAGaaacatttgatttttttttttttttttgcttatttATAGGTAATTTGACATTTAAATAGTTACATAAACTTTTTTATACTTTTAGCATCACACACGAAATATTCTTTATAAATGACACTTTATGTAATATATAACATCGTTAaatcaataatttaaaataaaaaaaaattctgtTTTAACTTTACATGTTAATTAATGAAGAGATTTTGAAAAGAATCCATTTATATCTCCACCTAGTATatctaaaataaagaaaaataatcacATATATCTCCAACTAATATCTACAtcacaaatttattttataaaaatctACATATCTAattctttttataaaattaaagttaagatatcaattctatttttttttaatttaaggtGAATTGTGTTTTTTAAACTTTAATGGAATTGAGTTTTAAAATTGAGGTAAAACTAGTATAGACAAATGAGTTGAATAACTGGATGGGATTTGAATGATTATTAGTTATTTAATAGAATTTTTCTTAAGTTATAAATTCAGAATTAAACAATCCAATTGAGTCTTAGTCGTCTCAACTAATTAATCTAACCCAATGATTACTccaaaaatgaattaaaaaaaaaaaaaagaaaagaaaaaggaaataatgaTAATTGTAAAGACTTTGAGAAAAATTGCCATTAAGAAAGGCTATTAATTTTCCTCACCACTCACCATATACTAATTGAAAAGCTTCAGTCTACGCTCCTAATTTTCTCTTTCATTACTTATTTATTATAAGTTTTTtcgaaatatatatatatatatatatatatatatatactctttTTGGAAAAACTACACAAACTTActataaaaatacaaaaaaaaatgtcatcAACTACGCCTAATATATtaaacacaatcgtttacatttgatcATTTTGGTATTTATTTTGAAcatcaaataaaagtttgaaaaagaaaaattagccatgaaatttggttgacgataacaaaattttttttttttaaaaaaacacaaTCAATCTCAAGTATATAGTTTCCAAGATTCTACATCAATTTGGACTTATTATGTTTGGTTGAGGATCAAGTTTCTTTGAATTATAAACACCTGAATACTCACAGTTACTGGACAATTAATGAATAGGAGATAGAATTaagttattaatattattatttcactTTTAAGCAAGAGAGTACACTCTTTTTATATAAGAAATAAAGcaaatcttattttatttagtaTAATACGTCTATCTTTGTTTGTAGGTTCTATCATAACCTTCTTTTTCCTTATTGTTATTCTCAATCTATTTTAATTGCTATCTTATCTTTATCATTTTATACGAGTTAGAAGTTCAATAAAATTTTTTGTTCCAGCTCTTATTGTACTGAATATAGAGTTTagctaaataattttttaaacaacTTTTCGATCATAACGTCtttatttctaaattgtttaaaagaataatttacGTAAGTATgttattaaaatgaaattagtTTAGCAATAATCTAACAACAGATTTTGTTTCCTTCTATCTCTGTCCATGGATTCTTTTAAAAATCATAACCATATCAATTAGTGGCAGAAAAACATTAATTATGGATGGAGTAAGGGCAAACTTGAAAAATTATTTGTCCACTAATTTTTTTCACTCTCATTTATTTCGTCAAAGCACTATGGTTATGCTTCACGCATCATATTTGAAGTAATGGCGTTAACAAGAGCGTaaattttaattagtttattgAAATATTTAGAGTCACGATGAGCCTTGTCAtgctatttaatttttaaaaataaaaaataatacgaaaagtaAATTAACATagcttcaaaaaaaaattaaaaaatttgtgTAATATATAATTTAACTTACCTTCTCTAATTTAAGATGATATCAAAGTATATTAAcgttaaatataattaaatttttggtGATACGAGAGGATTTAAATGGATATAATAAATAGTTTGAAAGTTTTATGTTGATGGATACGGATCAAAGGTTCATAGATATAATAAACATACGTTGAAGTCTCCCTTctaaatatggaaaaaaaagaacCGAAGGAaggaaacaaaaatatatacacAGAAATCCGGaaataaaaatgttataaattaaatttactaTAATTGAATAAATAAGAGGAGGGTATTTCGGGGATTTGACATAAATTCGAGTGTGGTTTGTAATGTGAAGTAAGTGAAGTCAATTACAAGTCATTCCACTGTATGCCTTTCATAAAATGTCCATAAAtctcaaattttggttttatggAAAGTTCTAAAAGGCTttaatgtgtgtgtgtgtatatatatcatCGCCTTCACTCGACAATCCAAAAATTTCTCCAAATTAGTATAATTCAAATGGAGTTTTTTCACCTACCCATCACAATATTCTCATCAATTTCTGTTCTCCTCCTACTCCtgatctttcttctcctctcacAAAATTACAACTTCAAATTTCACACTCCACTTAATTCCACGCACTTGCACCGCCAAATTCCTCCTATTTCCGATCAATTCCGAGCCCTTCACTTCCCACAAACAGCCCCTTCTCGCGTTACACTGGTAAGAAATATATCCAAAAAAACGAATATGATTAATATGTGTGTGTATGGAATTAATGATGCATGTAAATAAATCTTTATATTCGCAGAGAAAAGTGAGGAAAACTTGGCTGAGTCGTGAAGAAAAGCTGGAACTAGGGCTCGCACAGGCTAGGGCTTCTATTCGCAAAGCGGCTAATGACTCGAACCTCTCCTCTTCCTCCGTCGATTAcgttccttcttcttcttcagtttATCACAATCCCCGCGCTTTTTATCAGTTAGTATTATTCTTACTTACTTACTAATTACTCAGATATTCGTTCTTTTCTTTGTGGGGtggggagagagagaaaagttaTTAATTGTTTTACGTTATAATCTATAAATCTGCTCGTAATCATGGCAATTTCCTCATAAATTAGAgtaatttctatttttctataATTATACTTATCATGCAAGGGAAGCAAaactgttttctttttataaacatgatgataataataataataataataaggtagaaaaagaaaataatttatgTAGTAAACACACCGTCAAGAACGGAATATGTTTTCTAGTTTGATGAAacctttttttataatataagaTTATATATTATGTCAtaatatatctttatttcctctcaattttttttttttacttaatgtgGTCGTTATTAAGATGCACACATAGAATATTCTCCTGTCTTATTGAATGTTTTCTTTTGAAGTCTTATTGAATTGTAATATCACTTGacattttttagagaaaaagaaaCGGTTGCATCCTATTTTGATTACTCTGACACAAATAAAGTATTTagataaatttgatttttttggtatttattatttactttaGTTGTGACCGAGGATGACTGACTATAGGCGTGTTAAGTGCGCACACTCATTtccaattttcttcttttgtggAATAGAATTGCAAGTTACTCAATTGCGACAGTGAAAGCCACGTACACCACACACACATTCTACTATCATTACTATTATCTTCACTAATAATCCATTGATTAATTATCTCATAAACCATATATTATAACTATATAGTTACCCCCAGTGGCGACTAACCAATAATAATCCAATAATTAAACAGAAGCTACGTGGAAATGGAGAAAAGATTTAAAGTGTACGTGTACCCAGAAGGGGAATTGCCAATAACACATGACGGGCCGTGTAAAAACATATACACAATTGAAGGGAGGTTCATACATGAAATGGAGGATGGTGGAAACGGGTTCAGAACGGTGGATCCGGGTCGGGCTCATGTTTTGTTTATGCCGTTTAGTGTGGCTTGGATGGTGAAGTACTTATATAAAGCTGGAAGTTATGATCAAACGCCGTTGCGGATGTTTGTGAGTGACTACGTGGAGGTGGTGTCCAAGAAATACCCGTTTTGGAATAAAACTAATGGGGCTGACCATTTCATCCTTGCATGCCATGATTGGGTTtgtctctctctttcttttttcttcttcttcttcttcttttcttctataCAAAGTTACCTTGCTTTTTATGCTCTTTTCAATCATGTGTGTAGTTGGTTCagtttgcctttttttttttttttttcttttttcctt
This genomic window contains:
- the LOC103488323 gene encoding probable glycosyltransferase At5g25310 — encoded protein: MEFFHLPITIFSSISVLLLLLIFLLLSQNYNFKFHTPLNSTHLHRQIPPISDQFRALHFPQTAPSRVTLRKVRKTWLSREEKLELGLAQARASIRKAANDSNLSSSSVDYVPSSSSVYHNPRAFYQSYVEMEKRFKVYVYPEGELPITHDGPCKNIYTIEGRFIHEMEDGGNGFRTVDPGRAHVLFMPFSVAWMVKYLYKAGSYDQTPLRMFVSDYVEVVSKKYPFWNKTNGADHFILACHDWGPIATEGNRFLYNTSIRVLCNANSSEGFNPQKDVSLPEIHLYDGDISPKLLSSNSHHHRPHLAFFAGGLHGPIRPILLNHWKNRTHTNIHVYEYLPTQLDYYDQMLQSRFCLCPSGYEVASPRIVEAIYAECVPVIISERYVLPFSDVLRWKGFSIEVSASEIPRLKEILMGVSDEKYEKLKQGLRTVRKHFVLNRPAKRFDAFHMILHSVWLRRLNVKLA
- the LOC103488325 gene encoding hydroxyproline O-galactosyltransferase HPGT3 isoform X1 translates to MESLPTTSKPERRPRSKPLHASKPSILLAFLSCLAWLYVAGRLWQDAENRKLLSTLLQKNASQRPVILSVEDKLQVLGCKDLERRIVEVEMDLTLAKSQGYLKNQLRQSGSSSNPGRKLLAVIGVYTGFGSRLRRNVFRGSWMPKGDALKKLEERGVIIRFVIGRSANRGDSLDRNIDKENHSTKDFLILEGHEEADEELPKKAKFFFSTAVQNWDAEFYVKVDDHIDLDLEGLIGLLEHRRGQDGTYVGCMKSGDVIAEEGKQWYEPEWWKFGDEKSYFRHASGALIILSKNLAQYININSASLKTYAHDDISVGSWMIGLQATHIDDNRLCCSSIRQGECASILLSWYLVFSHIS
- the LOC103488325 gene encoding hydroxyproline O-galactosyltransferase HPGT3 isoform X2, producing the protein MESLPTTSKPERRPRSKPLHASKPSILLAFLSCLAWLYVAGRLWQDAENRKLLSTLLQKNASQRPVILSVEDKLQVLGCKDLERRIVEVEMDLTLAKSQGYLKNQLRQSGSSSNPGRKLLAVIGVYTGFGSRLRRNVFRGSWMPKGDALKKLEERGVIIRFVIGRSANRGDSLDRNIDKENHSTKDFLILEGHEEADEELPKKAKFFFSTAVQNWDAEFYVKVDDHIDLDLEGLIGLLEHRRGQDGTYVGCMKSGDVIAEEGKQWYEPEWWKFGDEKSYFRHASGALIILSKNLAQYININSASLKTYAHDDISVGSWMIGLQATHIDDNRLCCSSIRQDKVCSVV